Proteins encoded in a region of the Desulfofalx alkaliphila DSM 12257 genome:
- a CDS encoding Crp/Fnr family transcriptional regulator: MKCNHCKELTDEAGKSCIEQVPIFHGLSKQEVNEIAKIKISRQFKKGEFLFLSGDQVNNLYVIHKGKVKISRTSDEGKEQIIRVLGAGDFVGELSLFTHSRSKSNAEVMETSSICIIDGKKIKDLIYKNPGISIKILQELSERMENAENLIEQLGIHDVEQRVVDVLLSMADEEDKVTLSMSKKDLAAHIGTSQETLSRKLSYFQSKGWIKLSGQRKIDILDRHSLVNARKG; the protein is encoded by the coding sequence ATGAAATGTAATCACTGTAAGGAACTTACCGATGAAGCCGGTAAGAGTTGTATAGAGCAAGTTCCGATATTTCATGGTCTCAGTAAGCAAGAGGTAAATGAAATTGCTAAAATAAAAATTAGTAGGCAGTTTAAAAAAGGTGAGTTTTTATTCTTATCAGGGGATCAAGTTAATAACCTCTATGTCATACATAAAGGAAAGGTGAAAATTTCAAGAACGTCCGATGAAGGTAAAGAACAAATTATCAGGGTTCTTGGAGCAGGAGATTTTGTCGGGGAATTATCCCTATTTACCCACTCAAGGAGCAAGAGTAATGCCGAAGTGATGGAGACTTCATCCATTTGTATTATTGACGGCAAAAAAATAAAGGACCTTATATATAAAAACCCGGGCATTTCTATTAAAATATTGCAAGAACTAAGTGAACGAATGGAGAATGCGGAAAATCTAATAGAACAATTGGGTATTCATGATGTGGAGCAGCGGGTGGTGGATGTACTTTTAAGTATGGCAGATGAGGAAGATAAGGTGACTTTGTCCATGAGCAAAAAAGACTTGGCGGCCCACATCGGAACATCACAAGAAACCCTCAGTAGAAAACTTTCTTATTTTCAAAGTAAAGGGTGGATCAAGTTAAGCGGGCAGAGAAAAATTGATATTCTTGACCGGCATAGCCTGGTTAATGCCAGAAAGGGTTAG
- a CDS encoding DUF3298 and DUF4163 domain-containing protein, with translation MKDKRLEQLKKEYQNTPIPSKLDEVVNEALRQGGVGSHGRGLTKMGKIIATIAASLVLFVVAVNISPAVAKSVTELPVVGGIVKVLTVKNYFVDEERFRADIDVPKIEGLENKELENSLNQKYLAENEDLYGQFIEEMEQLKQQEAGNVAVSSGYEIITDNEQLLTVKRYELVIKASAAETVRYDTIDKKKQLLITLPSLFKDDSYIHIISENIKEQMMAQMHEDENKIYWVEMPGQEMMFEPFKTIEPDQNFYINSQGNLVIVFDEYQVAPGYMGTPEFIIPTEVLADILVGREYIR, from the coding sequence ATGAAGGATAAGAGATTAGAACAATTAAAAAAAGAATATCAAAACACACCAATTCCCTCGAAATTGGACGAAGTGGTAAATGAGGCACTGCGTCAAGGTGGGGTTGGCTCCCATGGCAGAGGTTTAACTAAAATGGGCAAAATAATTGCCACCATAGCCGCTTCACTGGTGCTATTTGTAGTGGCAGTTAACATTAGCCCGGCAGTGGCCAAGTCTGTAACGGAACTGCCGGTGGTGGGCGGCATTGTCAAAGTATTAACCGTTAAAAACTACTTTGTTGATGAGGAAAGGTTTAGGGCCGATATTGATGTACCTAAAATTGAGGGCTTAGAAAACAAGGAACTGGAGAACAGTTTAAATCAAAAGTATTTAGCAGAAAATGAAGACTTATATGGGCAGTTTATTGAGGAAATGGAACAGTTGAAACAGCAGGAGGCAGGAAATGTGGCGGTAAGCAGCGGTTACGAGATTATTACCGATAATGAACAGCTATTGACAGTTAAGCGTTATGAATTGGTAATTAAGGCATCTGCCGCCGAAACGGTACGTTATGATACCATTGACAAAAAAAAGCAGCTGTTAATTACTTTGCCCAGCCTGTTTAAAGATGACAGCTATATCCATATCATTAGCGAAAATATTAAAGAACAAATGATGGCTCAGATGCATGAAGATGAAAACAAAATTTACTGGGTGGAAATGCCCGGTCAAGAAATGATGTTCGAACCATTTAAAACCATAGAACCGGATCAAAATTTCTACATCAACTCCCAAGGTAATTTGGTAATTGTATTTGACGAGTACCAAGTGGCCCCCGGCTACATGGGCACACCGGAGTTTATCATTCCCACCGAAGTGCTGGCCGATATTCTGGTGGGGCGGGAGTATATACGCTAA
- a CDS encoding ATP-binding protein: MGLHHLAIFMLRRSHMATLCFGLFCILMALRIVLVGQVMLLNFYPQIPQEIILKLEYLTFYLGIPFFVLFLYYLFPGEVLKKVAYIYFIISVGYSIHVLLTEPIVFSRYLISYDVITLAVFLYMLFAVILALIRKRDGAALVIIGFLIFTGTAVNDILYYTEKSAVGDLFPLGVFVAIFTQSFIIARRFSNAYKTIEQMSEKLLSLDKLRNQFLASVSHELKTPLNGIIGIAESILNGPAGALNQQQSTNLSLIVSSGRRLSRLKNDNIVLELEPIDLKQVVNRALALARPVAANKNIELINDVGNKIPPVKADENRLHQILDNLIGNAIKFTTAGSVLISANRQGDFVVISVEDTGIGVPLEQQSRIFEYYEQGEQQTLKYKGMGIGLSITKRLVELHGGKIWVESDGHRGAKFIFTLPISSEMVQMSEGRAEIAATLDLPETKEDVAAIVPDTNSEFRIIVVDDEPINLHVVESQLSVERYQVTTATGGRQALRKIEESPGFDLMILDLMLPDLSGYEVCRLVREKYSLLELPILILTAKDRTEDSLLAFEVGANDYLPKPFNSKVMLARVKTLLTLKKVMQQVVTSELQFSVIAKVRVFQLIPAHWWQL, encoded by the coding sequence ATGGGGCTTCATCACCTGGCCATTTTTATGCTGCGCAGGAGCCACATGGCAACTTTATGCTTTGGCTTGTTTTGCATACTGATGGCTTTGAGGATTGTATTGGTGGGACAAGTAATGCTGCTGAACTTTTACCCACAAATACCCCAAGAGATTATTCTTAAGCTGGAGTACTTAACATTTTACCTGGGTATACCCTTCTTTGTTTTATTTCTCTACTACCTATTTCCGGGAGAAGTATTAAAAAAGGTAGCTTATATTTATTTTATAATATCGGTTGGCTATTCAATACATGTGCTCTTAACTGAGCCCATTGTATTTAGCCGTTATTTAATCAGTTATGATGTAATAACCTTAGCGGTCTTCTTGTATATGTTATTTGCAGTGATACTGGCACTGATTAGAAAAAGAGACGGTGCCGCACTGGTGATCATCGGATTTCTTATTTTTACCGGCACCGCTGTTAATGATATATTGTACTATACCGAAAAATCCGCTGTGGGCGACCTCTTCCCCCTGGGCGTTTTTGTGGCTATCTTTACTCAATCCTTTATTATTGCCCGACGTTTTTCTAATGCCTATAAAACAATAGAACAAATGTCGGAAAAATTGTTATCATTGGATAAACTGAGGAACCAATTTTTAGCCAGTGTTTCCCATGAGTTAAAAACGCCCTTAAACGGCATCATTGGCATTGCTGAATCTATTTTAAACGGCCCAGCAGGAGCTTTAAATCAGCAGCAGAGTACCAATCTATCTTTGATAGTTTCCAGTGGCAGGCGCTTGAGTAGGTTGAAGAACGACAATATTGTTTTAGAGCTTGAGCCCATAGATCTTAAACAAGTTGTAAACAGGGCCTTGGCCCTGGCTAGGCCTGTGGCTGCCAATAAGAATATAGAGCTTATTAATGATGTGGGTAACAAGATACCCCCGGTTAAGGCTGATGAAAATAGGCTGCACCAGATTTTAGATAACTTAATTGGTAATGCCATTAAGTTTACCACCGCCGGCAGTGTGCTTATATCGGCAAATAGGCAGGGCGATTTTGTGGTAATCTCCGTTGAAGATACCGGCATAGGCGTTCCCTTGGAGCAGCAGAGCAGGATATTTGAGTACTACGAGCAGGGTGAGCAGCAGACCTTAAAATATAAGGGGATGGGGATCGGTCTGAGTATTACTAAAAGATTGGTAGAGCTGCATGGGGGTAAAATTTGGGTAGAGTCGGACGGTCATCGGGGGGCTAAATTTATTTTTACCCTGCCAATCAGCAGTGAAATGGTTCAAATGAGTGAAGGTAGAGCGGAAATTGCAGCTACACTGGACTTACCGGAAACTAAGGAAGATGTTGCTGCCATTGTTCCGGATACAAACTCTGAGTTTCGCATTATTGTTGTGGACGATGAACCCATTAACCTACATGTGGTTGAGAGCCAGCTTTCTGTGGAGCGGTATCAGGTTACCACTGCCACCGGCGGTCGGCAGGCATTAAGGAAAATTGAGGAAAGCCCGGGCTTTGATCTGATGATTTTAGACCTCATGTTACCTGATTTATCAGGATATGAAGTGTGCCGGTTGGTCAGGGAGAAATATTCACTTTTGGAATTACCGATACTGATTTTGACGGCTAAGGACAGAACAGAAGATTCACTGCTGGCCTTTGAGGTCGGTGCCAATGATTATTTACCCAAGCCCTTTAACAGTAAAGTAATGTTGGCCAGGGTAAAAACATTATTGACCTTGAAAAAAGTAATGCAGCAAGTGGTTACATCGGAACTACAGTTTTCGGTTATTGCGAAAGTGAGAGTTTTTCAACTTATACCAGCACACTGGTGGCAATTGTGA
- a CDS encoding VanW family protein, with translation MKISFKRLILICFLLLAIPLVSTGPANAGPQFIELSRQVLPMPPEDDEGGIKNVALSAQLIDQVILEPGEIFSYNKIVGPRTLERGFAWSEAIGWLNGELTYVPDVGGGVCRTSTALHQTVLNAGLEILERHSHSLDVDYAERGNDATVWYGVLDYRFKNTKDNPIKINAAVEDKMLIISLEEKSPISVMLNGQYVSLNAAPFIYQSSLMVPVRSVSEALGAIVSWDNTINAAIITNGHNTVNLSVNDSEGGVDNQIIIKNGTMFMAARYLGMAMGYNVEWDNETKTLNYT, from the coding sequence TTGAAAATAAGTTTTAAAAGGTTAATATTAATTTGCTTTTTATTGCTGGCAATACCCTTGGTTAGCACTGGTCCGGCCAATGCCGGGCCACAGTTTATTGAGCTATCCCGGCAGGTTCTACCCATGCCCCCGGAGGATGATGAAGGCGGAATTAAAAATGTAGCACTGTCAGCACAACTAATTGACCAGGTGATTTTAGAACCCGGTGAAATATTCTCTTACAACAAAATAGTTGGGCCGAGAACCTTAGAGAGAGGTTTTGCATGGAGTGAAGCAATTGGTTGGCTAAACGGGGAACTTACATATGTTCCGGATGTTGGCGGTGGGGTTTGCAGAACTTCAACTGCCCTTCATCAAACGGTGCTAAATGCCGGGTTAGAGATTTTGGAAAGGCATAGCCACTCATTGGATGTAGATTACGCTGAACGCGGTAATGATGCTACGGTATGGTACGGGGTGTTAGACTATCGGTTTAAAAACACTAAAGATAATCCGATTAAAATCAATGCTGCGGTGGAAGACAAGATGCTGATAATTTCATTGGAGGAAAAATCCCCGATAAGTGTTATGTTAAATGGTCAATATGTAAGTTTAAATGCAGCCCCTTTTATCTATCAGTCCAGTTTAATGGTACCGGTTCGGTCAGTGTCCGAGGCACTGGGGGCTATTGTTAGCTGGGATAATACAATAAATGCGGCAATTATTACAAACGGACATAATACTGTCAATTTAAGTGTTAATGATAGTGAAGGCGGTGTTGATAATCAAATAATAATTAAGAACGGCACAATGTTTATGGCTGCCAGATACCTGGGGATGGCAATGGGCTATAATGTTGAATGGGACAATGAAACTAAAACCTTAAATTATACATGA
- a CDS encoding UPF0489 family protein encodes MIAVLTVPLFIIEEHHEAFFIWHYGYFNKLINPFGNTLLRVDSHEDMLCGCLGESVDQLEEDLSRIYRFTYQQLGIATFIIPAIYRGVINNYTFLCKYSSYEGKRTDKYVASYKSEGKCFKIGEINGFLPLQLQSEGNPWGRHQFYRHQEIGLGSSFTTGQPLILDIDLDFFSCDNSLSSTVKRIEITERAYHDFINNKYNPFRIMPDAALTAKKESDGYYLYYTEWQETPNYKKVSPDVIDKRISRFVDFLKQNDVKPKLIDICRSRFSGYTPGDQWEYIENKLIEGLGQLYDLSITHIDELKQRFDS; translated from the coding sequence GTGATTGCCGTATTGACTGTTCCGTTATTTATTATTGAGGAGCACCATGAAGCTTTTTTTATTTGGCATTACGGATATTTTAATAAGCTAATTAATCCCTTTGGCAACACACTGCTGCGCGTGGATTCCCACGAGGATATGTTGTGTGGCTGCTTAGGTGAGTCAGTTGACCAATTAGAGGAAGACTTAAGTAGAATATACCGTTTTACTTATCAGCAACTGGGCATTGCCACCTTTATTATACCGGCAATTTACAGGGGGGTAATCAATAACTACACCTTCTTATGTAAATATAGCAGCTATGAGGGTAAAAGGACTGACAAATACGTGGCTTCCTATAAATCCGAGGGTAAGTGTTTTAAAATCGGTGAGATAAATGGTTTCCTGCCACTGCAACTGCAGTCAGAGGGAAATCCATGGGGTAGGCATCAGTTTTACCGTCATCAGGAAATTGGCCTGGGAAGCAGCTTTACCACCGGCCAACCACTAATACTGGACATAGATTTAGACTTTTTCTCCTGTGACAATTCTTTATCATCTACAGTGAAAAGGATAGAGATTACTGAGCGGGCTTATCATGACTTTATTAATAATAAGTACAACCCCTTTAGAATCATGCCCGATGCAGCTCTAACCGCTAAAAAGGAAAGCGACGGTTATTATTTATACTATACTGAATGGCAGGAAACACCGAATTATAAAAAGGTCTCGCCGGATGTGATTGACAAAAGAATTAGTAGATTTGTGGATTTTTTAAAACAAAATGATGTTAAACCGAAACTGATAGATATTTGTCGTTCCCGTTTTTCCGGGTATACACCGGGGGATCAGTGGGAATACATTGAAAACAAATTAATTGAAGGTTTAGGTCAGTTATATGATTTAAGCATCACCCATATCGATGAGCTTAAACAAAGGTTTGATAGTTGA
- a CDS encoding ABC transporter substrate-binding protein, with the protein MRGLEEIGWVNNLKWFNRIVASGDSRAIWRWLANEEVSPYVEFVEDAFYNLRDADVDREGIIERLNSRKDIDIMLVMGAEAGILLSNAQHDTNIFVFAASNAVRSGIIDSVEDSGKDKVWAHMDEQRFERQIKAFYDIVQFKKLGMVYEDSDNARVYSAVNEVEKLAEENGFEIVRYHVREPRSPEEYPRYYQEVQDAYNKLAKEVDAVYVTIASLESEKLPHLFQPFYENKIPIFSQLGDIEVQHGALITVSVMDEVNIGRFGADNISKCLLGAKPRQLEQSFQSAPVIILNSEVAKKIDFKLPFELLIVVDKAYKDIEGL; encoded by the coding sequence GTGAGGGGATTAGAGGAAATTGGTTGGGTTAATAATTTAAAATGGTTTAACAGGATAGTGGCGAGCGGGGACAGTAGGGCCATTTGGCGGTGGCTGGCCAACGAAGAAGTGAGTCCCTATGTTGAATTTGTGGAGGATGCCTTTTATAACCTGAGGGATGCCGATGTTGATCGAGAAGGCATTATTGAACGGTTAAACAGTAGAAAGGATATAGATATCATGCTGGTGATGGGTGCCGAAGCCGGCATTTTACTGAGTAATGCCCAGCATGATACAAACATTTTTGTTTTTGCCGCTTCCAATGCAGTAAGATCGGGGATTATTGATTCAGTGGAAGACTCGGGTAAAGATAAGGTATGGGCCCACATGGATGAACAGCGCTTTGAACGCCAAATTAAAGCTTTTTATGATATCGTGCAATTTAAAAAACTGGGCATGGTTTACGAAGACTCTGACAATGCCAGGGTATATTCGGCTGTAAACGAAGTGGAAAAACTGGCTGAAGAAAATGGATTTGAAATAGTGCGCTACCATGTCAGGGAGCCGCGGAGCCCCGAGGAGTACCCGCGATACTACCAAGAAGTGCAGGATGCCTACAACAAACTGGCAAAAGAGGTTGACGCCGTTTATGTGACCATAGCATCGCTGGAGAGTGAAAAACTGCCGCACTTGTTTCAACCCTTTTATGAAAACAAAATACCCATCTTTTCCCAGTTGGGTGACATTGAAGTGCAGCATGGAGCCTTGATTACCGTTTCGGTGATGGATGAGGTAAACATCGGTCGTTTTGGTGCGGATAATATCAGTAAGTGTTTACTGGGCGCCAAGCCCCGCCAATTAGAGCAATCTTTTCAAAGCGCCCCGGTAATAATCCTAAATTCCGAGGTGGCTAAAAAAATTGACTTTAAACTACCCTTTGAATTGCTTATAGTGGTTGATAAAGCTTATAAAGATATTGAAGGCTTGTAG